A single window of Promicromonospora sukumoe DNA harbors:
- a CDS encoding GH25 family lysozyme, with translation MRTALWTTAAGVAGLAVLAALVATGIVWPNRIPAAAYDVRGVDVSHYQGEIDWDVLAAQDLDFAWIKATEGASHTDPRFAESWAAATRTDLLVGAYHFMSFESPGADQAAHLASEVPATPGTLPPVIDLEFYGPYFDDPPAPDEVRAILDPLVAGIEEHYGVPPVVYATEEAYDLYLAGRYPDLPVWIRSVAWTPGLSDGRDWTVWQYSNRDRLPGYDGVEPYIDLNVFAGTREELAALTLP, from the coding sequence ATGCGCACAGCCCTGTGGACGACGGCGGCCGGCGTCGCCGGGCTCGCGGTCCTCGCCGCGCTCGTGGCGACCGGGATCGTCTGGCCGAACCGGATACCGGCCGCGGCCTACGACGTGCGGGGCGTGGACGTCTCGCACTACCAGGGCGAGATCGACTGGGACGTGCTGGCCGCGCAGGACCTCGACTTCGCGTGGATCAAGGCCACCGAGGGCGCGTCGCACACCGACCCCCGCTTCGCGGAGAGCTGGGCGGCCGCGACGCGGACGGACCTGCTCGTGGGCGCTTACCACTTCATGAGCTTCGAGAGCCCGGGCGCGGACCAGGCGGCCCACCTCGCGAGCGAGGTGCCGGCGACCCCGGGCACGCTCCCGCCCGTGATCGACCTGGAGTTCTACGGCCCGTACTTCGACGACCCGCCGGCACCCGACGAGGTGCGCGCGATCCTCGACCCGCTCGTCGCGGGCATCGAGGAGCACTACGGCGTGCCGCCGGTCGTGTACGCGACCGAGGAGGCGTACGACCTGTACCTCGCGGGCCGCTACCCCGACCTGCCGGTCTGGATCCGGTCCGTCGCCTGGACGCCCGGGCTGTCCGACGGCCGGGACTGGACGGTCTGGCAGTACTCGAACCGCGACCGGCTGCCGGGCTACGACGGCGTGGAGCCGTACATCGACCTCAACGTCTTCGCGGGCACGCGCGAGGAGCTGGCCGCGCTCACGCTGCCCTGA
- a CDS encoding mycothiol transferase has translation MPLSDREPRLDSADTPVLFAAYLDYYRQAVDRKVRSLSDADLRTSRLPSGWSPLELLIHLVHMERRWFRWGFLGEQVDQPWGDHAGQDPHGPWAVPDGVGPDDLLAALHAGGEATRSVLTGHDLAEHAVLGGRFTEDPPTLAWICFHVLQEYARHAGHLDVAAEIAGGATGE, from the coding sequence GTGCCCCTCTCCGACCGCGAGCCCCGCCTCGACTCCGCCGACACCCCCGTGCTGTTCGCCGCCTACCTGGACTACTACCGGCAGGCCGTGGACCGGAAGGTGCGCAGCCTGTCCGACGCCGACCTGCGCACCTCGCGGCTGCCGTCGGGCTGGTCGCCGCTGGAGCTCCTGATCCACCTGGTGCACATGGAGCGCCGCTGGTTCCGGTGGGGGTTCCTGGGCGAGCAGGTCGACCAGCCGTGGGGCGACCACGCCGGCCAGGACCCGCACGGACCGTGGGCCGTGCCCGACGGCGTAGGCCCGGACGATCTCCTCGCCGCGCTGCACGCCGGGGGCGAGGCGACCCGGTCGGTGCTCACCGGGCACGACCTGGCGGAGCACGCGGTGCTCGGCGGCCGGTTCACCGAGGACCCGCCCACGCTGGCCTGGATCTGCTTCCACGTGCTGCAGGAGTACGCCCGCCACGCGGGCCACCTCGACGTCGCCGCCGAGATCGCGGGCGGCGCGACGGGCGAGTAG
- a CDS encoding GNAT family N-acetyltransferase translates to MTSQMMVDLVPVGEDVLEDLLALAVAEARPGEVMPPASGESADDARTTWTELRKGAFRDYHRRCRVNLTAPVPEVTWAVKARGRIVGAARLALVDDDPGAREVGLWLGEPYRGQGIAGEVAYWAVAAARTMDARRLVARTVASTPARRTLERIGFEVAEHDGGLVGTIALA, encoded by the coding sequence GTGACATCGCAGATGATGGTTGATCTCGTTCCGGTGGGCGAGGACGTTCTCGAAGACCTGCTCGCCCTCGCCGTGGCCGAGGCCCGACCCGGCGAGGTGATGCCGCCCGCGTCCGGCGAGTCCGCCGACGACGCGCGCACCACGTGGACCGAGCTCCGCAAGGGTGCCTTCCGCGACTACCACCGACGGTGCCGGGTCAACCTGACCGCTCCCGTCCCGGAGGTGACCTGGGCGGTCAAGGCCCGGGGCCGGATCGTGGGGGCCGCGCGCCTCGCCCTGGTCGACGACGACCCGGGGGCGCGCGAGGTCGGTCTCTGGCTCGGCGAGCCCTACCGCGGGCAGGGCATCGCGGGCGAGGTGGCCTACTGGGCGGTCGCCGCGGCTCGGACCATGGACGCCCGGCGGCTCGTGGCCCGCACCGTGGCGAGCACCCCCGCGCGCAGGACGCTGGAGCGCATCGGCTTCGAGGTGGCCGAGCACGACGGCGGTCTGGTCGGGACCATCGCCCTGGCCTGA
- a CDS encoding FBP domain-containing protein: MNPLTEKQIRASFLNASKREAAQATLPDLDDLDWERLDYLGWRDRKAPLSAYVVLELDGEPTGVLLRSNDAKAGGKRTKGVCAWCEDVVVTEDVSLYVAKRGGASGRNGNTIGTLICTEFACSRNVRRTPTFTEAGNDPAMRELITDRRISGLRERAARFVAEVGSTR, translated from the coding sequence ATGAACCCCCTGACCGAGAAGCAGATCCGCGCGTCCTTCCTGAACGCGAGCAAGCGCGAGGCCGCGCAGGCGACCCTCCCCGACCTCGACGACCTCGACTGGGAGCGCCTCGACTACCTCGGATGGCGTGACCGCAAGGCGCCGCTGTCCGCGTACGTGGTGCTCGAGCTCGACGGCGAACCGACCGGCGTTCTGCTGCGCTCCAACGACGCCAAGGCGGGCGGCAAGCGCACCAAGGGCGTCTGCGCCTGGTGCGAGGACGTCGTCGTCACCGAGGACGTCTCCCTGTACGTCGCCAAGCGCGGCGGCGCGTCCGGGCGCAACGGGAACACGATCGGCACGCTGATCTGCACCGAGTTCGCCTGCTCCCGCAACGTGCGCCGCACGCCCACGTTCACCGAGGCCGGCAACGACCCGGCCATGCGTGAGCTGATCACCGACCGCCGCATCTCCGGTCTGCGCGAACGCGCCGCTCGGTTCGTGGCAGAGGTCGGCAGTACGCGCTGA